The Felis catus isolate Fca126 chromosome B2, F.catus_Fca126_mat1.0, whole genome shotgun sequence region AAAGCTGCATCTCAGAACCCAACTCCTAgaccctccctttttttttttttttttaccccaagtGTGCTCTTGGACATTTCTAGCTGTGAAAGTTTTAATTAAGGGTTAAACTCAAGGGCCACCTTGGCTGTGATGTTATCTCCAATATCTTCAATGAAATATCAAGGAgctatttattcaaaattttattctttaattagcAAActtgggaggagaggggcaggtggCAATGGTAGCTACATTAGGACTCCAAGGCAAAGCCAGAGACCACAAACAGTTGGTTTTTCCTTGCCAAGCTGGAGCAGACTTTAAACCAGGCCAGATCATTCCAGCTCTGACCACAGTCTACTCTCAATCCTGCATCCAGGTGCGTTGGTTGCTAACTGGCTTCACTTCATCCAAGGACCTAGATGCAGGGCCTTCATGGCATCCTCCAGCTTGAGCATCCCTGCACCAGAAAGCAACAGATGTTCATGAGGAGAGAGGGTAAAAGCCTGGGCAGTTCTCAGCCTCTTCAAAGGTTCATTTCTGGGACTTCCCAGCCCAGCGGTCTGCACCTGGAATTCTTGGGAGTCCTCAGAATGTGGGGCCGCTGAGCCCATTCCAATATCCCCCAAGAAGCTAGGGGGAGTgttggagggaagggaagaatgggGGTCAGGTCTCAGATAATCTTCCCCTATGAGGCCAGTCCCAGGCAGCCTCTCTTCGTAGTCTTAATCCAGGGTCTCTAGGACCAAGAGACGGCATTACTGGGGGCCGCCCGGGTGGTGCCTAATGTGCGGGTGGTGGTTGCCAGCGGAAGAGAGGGAGAGTTGAGAAGGGCTACAGAAGAGGGAGTAAAACTACCCAGGCTTCCCCAAACCTCTCACCTCGTTCCTGTCGCTGGCGGTGCCACTCGGCCATGGACTGGAGCATCCATTTGGCCCTAAGCTTGTACAAGTAAGAGCCATAAACCACGACCTCGGCGAGTCCCGAGGATTCCAGAACCTTTAACTCAAGCATGACTTTGCTGACTCGCTCGATGTACGGGATTCGAGATCCACCTACGCCTGTTTGGGGAAGGAGATGAGCGCTCAGGACCACGGAGACCGAGACGCCTGGGTCAGGGCTGGGCTCACTCACCAAACATAGGTTCCAAGAGTTGTGTCTGGACCTGAAACACCTCAGGATCTTTCAAGTCGTCGGGAATTTTCACCCACGGTGGAATATCTTTTCGTTTCGGCAGCGTCCCCATCTGCACTGGTTTCAAAACCAATTACACTCCAACCCAAGCTAGGCCTAACACAGCCAGGGCCACGGCGCGGGCTGGAAGTTGAGCACCTGGGCAGGCCCCGCCTACAacaagccccgccccctgcctgggGCCCTAGTCGGCCACTCACATCGCTCCGCCGGCCCGCCTGCGCTTAGGCCGTGCACGTGACCACCTCCGTCACCTTACTCTCTCCCCAGCACCGGTGGGCCCAGCTGCCTCAGAGGGTATAAGGGTTTCCGTCGACTCGTTGCTTCCGCACCAGAATCTCTTGGCCTGGGgagtgtgtgggggagagggcgATGGCAGCTCTTCCCCTGGGAACAAGCGGTTGGGCCTGAACCCCCAAAAGTCGAAAACTGAGGTTTGAGGGTGCGAGAACCACAGGGGAGCTGCCAAATCAAGTTCTTGCCTCCCACGTTCCAAAGGAGGGTTCCATTTCCCCTGGACCTAACGGGGCCCAACCCTGAGTCTTCACTGAGACCCCTACAACTCATGGGGACTTGGGAATTAAATTGCTGccatttaacaaatgagaaaaggagatTCAGAAATTATTTATCTTCAAGGAATGTGATGGGGGCTCTAAACTGCCCCTGCTGTCCACATTCCTTGAAGCCCATGAGTCTGGAACTTTTAAATCTATCCAGATTTCAGAGCTCAGGTGTGCCGCACCTGGCCATTTTGGCCCAAActgtatgtttttaatgtttattgattttgagagagagagaatgtgagtgggagaggggcagacagaaagggagagtgagagaatacCAAGAAGCCTCCACACTGTCCAGACTTCTGGTTCTAAATAGTTTTGTttaggggcaggtgggtggctcaatcagttaagcacccaacttgggctcaggttatgatctcaggtttgtgagttcgagtcctgcattggggattcttgcttgggattctctctgtctgtctgctctcccaccacttgtgcacacacacactctctctctctcaaaataaataaacttaaatagttttattcatttaaaaagcacATCATTTGTAGTTCATACATGGGAT contains the following coding sequences:
- the DPPA5 gene encoding developmental pluripotency-associated 5 protein yields the protein MGTLPKRKDIPPWVKIPDDLKDPEVFQVQTQLLEPMFGVGGSRIPYIERVSKVMLELKVLESSGLAEVVVYGSYLYKLRAKWMLQSMAEWHRQRQERGMLKLEDAMKALHLGPWMK